A window of Fragaria vesca subsp. vesca linkage group LG7, FraVesHawaii_1.0, whole genome shotgun sequence contains these coding sequences:
- the LOC101292839 gene encoding uncharacterized protein LOC101292839 yields the protein MHAIKGGWVGQTFALAKNNESEGRKSRIRRSKEERKEMVVAFIKKYQNLHNGSFPSLNLTHKEVGGSFYTVREIVRDVIQENRVLGPAKFIAEDQTIDQFLEHNPLGSIAAEPQDALAEASNDSQFANNQQRDTVQEMVLVSDGHSFTLEHQIFGHGRAVNGTAVEVNGKETEGKELQVNVSVETENKVGEESVVSDGNCIGREYQMFDNGSQVDQKYKQTEELTCAEHKVSEPLEVEKNVEEVWGTSRSRVTSIEADVIVETFPLPPVTRTTESLDGKVEVRNFILSAEDKGTKGMGSAAGVDSSPSDTIDSMKSLVDDKVAMKSSLVGNKSTSVNAEALEIVSDPSLESSNCSTIEGNVIYQNGSTDPKVKAPGNDVPISESFEQIEGTAGAKTRKAPDTKNLNGTSNLNGLPQTKEVLVNEDEVVVHSTAGLQKGNNPTLDRINLESWQRGPKKSEKREGKPFWAVLKEYIDAFVKFWSE from the exons ATGCATGCTATAAAGGGTGGCTGGGTTGGGCAAACATTTGCCCTAGCTAAAAACAATGAATCTGAAGGAAGGAAGTCCCGAATTCGGCGTTCAAAGGAGGAGAGGAAAGAAATGGTTGTAGCCTTCATTAAAAA GTATCAGAATCTGCACAATGGGAGTTTTCCATCGCTTAATCTGACCCACAAGGAAGTTGGTGGGTCTTTCTACACTGTACGAGAAATTGTCCGAGATGTAATCCAAGAAAATAGAGTGCTGGGTCCTGCTAAGTTCATTGCAGAGGATCAGACCATTGATCAGTTCTTGGAACATAATCCACTTGGTTCGATTGCTGCAGAACCTCAAGATGCTTTGGCAGAAGCATCAAATGATTCTCAGTTTGCCAACAATCAACAACGAGATACAGTGCAAGAAATGGTTTTGGTTTCTGATGGGCATTCGTTTACTCTTGAGCATCAGATTTTTGGCCATGGCCGAGCCGTGAATGGCACTGCAGTAGAAGTGAATGGCAAAGAAACGGAGGGTAAAGAGTTGCAAGTAAATGTATCAGTGGAAACAGAAAATAAGGTAGGTGAAGAATCTGTAGTTTCTGATGGGAATTGTATTGGTCGAGAATATCAGATGTTTGACAATGGTAGTCAGGTTGATCAGAAATACAAACAAACTGAGGAACTGACATGTGCGGAGCATAAAGTAAGTGAGCCTTTGGAAGTAGAGAAGAATGTTGAGGAAGTTTGGGGAACATCTAGGTCTAGAGTGACCTCCATAGAGGCAGATGTAATAGTTGAGACATTCCCCTTACCACCTGTTACTAGGACTACTGAGAGCTTGGATGGAAAGGTAGAAGTAAGAAATTTTATTTTGTCTGCTGAGGATAAAGGAACCAAGGGGATGGGGTCGGCCGCTGGTGTTGATAGTTCGCCATCGGATACAATAGATTCCATGAAGAGCTTGGTTGATGATAAAGTAGCAATGAAAAGCTCCTTGGTTGGAAACAAATCCACCTCAGTGAATGCGGAAGCATTAGAAATTGTCAGTGATCCGTCCCTGGAGAGCTCAAATTGCTCAACCATTGAAGGAAATGTTATATATCAAAATGGAAGCACAGACCCTAAGGTCAAAGCACCCGGAAATGACGTTCCGATATCTGAGAGCTTTGAACAAATTGAAGGGACTGCTGGAGCTAAG ACAAGAAAAGCTCCAGATACAAAAAACCTTAATGGTACCAGCAATCTCAATGGCCTGCCACAAACCAAAGAGGTGCTTGTGAATGAAGATGAAGTCGTTGTGCACTCTACTGCAGGCTTGCAAAAAGGAAACAACCCCACTTTAGACAGGATTAATCT CGAATCGTGGCAAAGGGGGCCTAAAAAGTCTGAAAAACGGGAAGGCAAACCTTTCTGGGCTGTACTTAAAGAGTATATAGACGCCTTTGTGAAGTTTTGGTCGGAATGA